In Candidatus Saccharimonadales bacterium, the genomic window TTACAACAAGAAGATCGCCGGACTTGGCGACGAGAACGCCAGCCATCGCGGCGACCATATCATTGGCCGTTGTGAAACGGGTGCCGGGGTATCGTTTCTCCGCCTCTTTTGGCTTGAAGATTGGCCAGTCACAGTTGGTCGGCTCCACGGCGCCGGTCTCGGTGTCTCGCAGCCCGCCCATGGCGAGGGCAACGTGGCTCGGTCGAGCATCGATTTTAGAGAAGTAGTCGTCAAATAAAGCAAGAGCGTCAGGGTAGTTCGCGGTAACGAAGCGGTGCAGTTTTTGACTACGGCTATCTAGGATATGAACTTTTGTACCGCCAGCGTCAACGCCAACTGATAATTTCGGATCAATACGTAACACGATCTCTCGCCTCCAATCTCATACTAAATTGGGCATACGTGCCTCTGGTGGGGCTGGTTGGGATCGAACCAACGACCAAACGGTTATGAGCCGCCTGCTCTACCGCTGAGCTACAGCCCCATACTGAGCATGTAGTATACCGTAACCCACCCTAATCCACCACTGTTTGGGTGTATACTTTAAGAGACGAATGAAGCTCCACGAACAAATAGCGCAAAAAATTATCAGTTGGTTCACCCTCAGCAACATCCTCCCGTTAGGCGTAGTCCTCATTGCATTCTGGTGGGCATGGAGCACTGTTGACGTCATCCAGCGCAACTTTACCTACCAACAACAGGTTAACCAGCTCCAGCAACAGGTGGCGGTTTTGAGCCTAGAGAACAAGTCGGAACAGTATATGATTGACTACTACAAGACGAATGAGTACGACCAGCTTCAGGCAAGGACCTATCTCAACTTGGCTGCTCCTGGCGAGAAGGAGCTTATTCTTTCGTCAGCTCCGTCGGGCAGCCAGTACGCTCCGTTTGTAGCCACCGTCCAACCGACGTCTGGCTCAACCACTACTCAAGCTAAGAGCAACTTCCAACAATGGGTCTATTTCCTCTTCAGCAAGCATGGTGCCTAGCTTGACATCCTAAGAAGTTATTGCTATATTTGGTTAAGCATTTTGTGATATCTAATGCGTCGCCGCGGGGTGGAGCAGTGGCAGCTCGCGTGGCTCATAACCACGAGGTCGTAGGTTCGAGTCCTACCCCCGCAACCAAGAAGAACCAAGAAGAGATCTGTCGATACAGATCTCTTTTCTTTGGTACCTCTGTAAGACTAGATCGATTCTTACTATAGCCATTTGCTATAGTATCGCTATGAAACTTCTGTATGTACGGCATGGCAAGACCCAAGGAAACGTAGACAAGAGCTACATAGGGCGTATTGAGTCGCCCCTTCTAAAAGAAGGCATCGAAGACGCAAAGAAGGTTGGCAAGCAGATCCACTCATCAGGTGAGCGTATAGATGTGATATATACCTCGAAGTCAAAGAGGCAACTTGATACGGCACAGATTATTGCTACGGAAATTGGCTATCCGGCAGACAAGATTGTCATTACTGATCTTCTCTTGGAGCGTGCTGGTGGCGACTTCGAAGGCAAACCACAATCAGAATTCTTTGCCATGAGTGAAGAGAAGCAGATAGAGGCGGGGGCTGAATCGTTTAAGGATTTAGCCGATCGTGCCGTAGCGATAGTGGAGCGTGCCGAAGCTGAGTACCCTAACGGAACGGTGTTACTTGTTAGTTCCGCTGCAATTGGCGAGATGATACGGGCGATGATTAAGTATAGTGATCACACCCGAATGTTTGATGATGGGCCGATGCCTAATACTGAACTCGTGCAACTTATTTAAATCGACAGAGTACCTAAAGCGCATCTCTTTTGCTATATCATAAACATATGGATGTCGAATCAGTTATCCGAAAACAGGTAGCCTCTGGTCAAATGATGCAGGTAGCCACCGTTGATAGGGACCAGCCCTGGATCTGCACTGTCTACTATGTGCCAGATGACAAGCTCAACCTCTATTGGATAAGTACCACTGACAGAAGACACAGTAGGGAACTTGCTAATCACCATAAGGTGGCTGGGGCCATCCCCATACGATTTAGTTATGGTCAGCCAGTAGCTGGTGTGCAGCTTGAAGGTGATGCGCGGTTAATTTCAGACCCTACTGAAATAAAAGAAGCGATAAGACTCTACGCCGATCGATTTAAGAGAAGCGAGGAGTGGTGCGCGGACTTTTTAGCAGGTAAAAATCCCCACAAACTATATCGCATCAAGCCGATACTCTTCGTCCTTTTTGATGAAGAAGCCTTTCCTGAGGATACACGCAGGGAGTGGAGGCCTGCTCCCTATCCGACTCAGTGATCACCTCTTCGAAGTGTGTATGAGGGATCACGGTAATGAGTTTTAGATAGTTTCTAGACAGGAGGGACCCCTCAACGACCCGTCCCCCGCAAGCCCGGCTGGCGTGTATGAGAGACTCGGGTCCAGTACTGATCCCCATATGCCCCGGACTTGCTCCGCCTTGGGGATGTTTGGCACTGAGTATGACAATATCACTAGCTTCTGGTGCAGCATTAACTGCGATCCGCGCCAGTTGGGTTAGATGTCGGAATCGGGATGGCCACCGGCGGACCTCAATCCCGAGTACGTCGGAGAGGCAGGCAATGGCAAGACCACTGCAGTCATAACCCCGATCATCTAGCCCACGTGCCATACAACTGGGCCGTGTGACCCGGCCATGATGGCAGTCGTCACCGTCTTCGTAGTGA contains:
- a CDS encoding histidine phosphatase family protein, giving the protein MKLLYVRHGKTQGNVDKSYIGRIESPLLKEGIEDAKKVGKQIHSSGERIDVIYTSKSKRQLDTAQIIATEIGYPADKIVITDLLLERAGGDFEGKPQSEFFAMSEEKQIEAGAESFKDLADRAVAIVERAEAEYPNGTVLLVSSAAIGEMIRAMIKYSDHTRMFDDGPMPNTELVQLI
- a CDS encoding pyridoxamine 5'-phosphate oxidase family protein, whose product is MDVESVIRKQVASGQMMQVATVDRDQPWICTVYYVPDDKLNLYWISTTDRRHSRELANHHKVAGAIPIRFSYGQPVAGVQLEGDARLISDPTEIKEAIRLYADRFKRSEEWCADFLAGKNPHKLYRIKPILFVLFDEEAFPEDTRREWRPAPYPTQ